TCAGGAGATAAGGCTTAATTAATATgaataaattataaaattattttttcagtAATCAATAATTAAGGAGTAgaattgtataaaatttataagGTTAATACAGTTTATAAGTAATATGTTGTATTTCAAGTTTTAAAAACCAATGCTAATCAAAAGGAGTTTTGTTAAATTTTTATTTCAAGTAAAAAATGAATGCTGGTTGGTAATTTTCTAGATTTTATTGGTCCGGAGGTTTGTGTGAAAGGAAAAGTTGTGATTAAGCTTTGAGATCGgctgtggaatcgaggtaagtgttgtggctaaccaTAGTTTGAGCGATTAGGTATTGTTGCCTTATCTACTACTtgtttagttgttgagtacgacttttaggtgaggtgacgagtatctataagtTATTATCGGGCCgtagcatgcgagtgagtcttatacttgtgacTATTGTGCTTCTTTATACATACTTCTCATGTTTAAACTGGTTATTCTTCATGTTAAACAAGTCTTATTATGTTTTCCTGGTATTGGACATTTgtgagcattgactcaagttgagatttatattgtgaagttaaatgttgaaaCGAGGTTGTTTATTGATGATTCCATTGTtggattgttgttgtttctgttgtttgggtaaagaagagtgtaaagcacgaagggtgatgccgcgcaatgttttgtgagtgagtgataaaacacgaagggtgatgtcgagCCATAttctatgagtgttaatgcacgaagggtgatgtcgtaccgtattctgatattgataatgcacgaagggtaatgccgtgccatgattatgagagagttaatgcacgaagggtaatgtcgtgccgtttctgttgtttcttatggtaaggatgagtgtaaaagcacgaagagtgatgtcgtgcacatatTGCTATGTTATTCTTTCTGTTGGTTCAAAGCATGATATTTATTATGTTTATGTATTGTACTATTTTCAGAATTTGACATTCCCCTTAGAATGTTTTCCCCTTTCCCGTTATTATcatttctcgtatatgatttaaatgCACAGATTCATGTtatttgtcgtgtcctagcctcgtcactatttcaccgaggttaggctcggcacttaccattacatgggtcggttgtactgacactgtactctgcactttctgtgcagatttcgatGCCGGACCTCATGATTAGAGttgggttgttgccttcagtccatcaggagacccaaggtagatctgccggcgttcgcagaccctgaAGTCACCTTCCCTCTATCTTAGCTTTCCTGCCTCTTTTCATTTTGAGAACAGATGTATTTCTGCTAAATCAGTATTTGTAGAAAATTCTTCgaagttcgtggattgtgacaccagatcttttCCTATCTTCTTCCTTGAGAGTTTTTATTAGTTTTGTGATGTTACTGATACCAAATATCTTGTGTACTGCTTCAAATTCTCGGCTTTTCTCTGCTGGGAAATAAGGTGCTAATATGCATTTGTTTGCACACTTTTTTCGTTGATGCTTGCACGATGCACATGCAGCTGTGTAAATCACAAGAATGCTATGCAGCATAATTTATTTATTGGATGTAAAAATCTAGTCCTAATTATCTACACATATACACATAGAGTAATTACTTTATAAACAAGATTCACAGTTAGGAGCTTTCGTTTGCATGAGATTTTATGCAACATACGAGTAGTACTGGATTTTCGAAGTTTCAAGGCGGCTACAATTGGGTTCTCACGaggtactccctccgttccaatttatgtgaacctgtttgactgggcacaaagtttaagaaaaaaatgaagacttttggaatttgtggtcctaaacaagtccaaatggggcccagagtatttgtgtggttataaaagcgtAAAAATGGCGTGTAGTAGCCACTAAATAAGgatgtatttaatttttatccactatttaaaatgcttatcaaaaatagccactactaaGAGGGAAAAGACACAATTACCCTTTCTCTATTTCTTGTATAATCCCAAAATCGACGAAAACCCTTATTTCATTCGTTCAGAGTTCTGCGCTTCTTCATCTTCCTCGTACGCAAACTGCAATCTCAGTTAAActtctgctccttcatcttctccgtcatctTCTGTCAATCGCGACTggtaatatatttttttatgcattttcgtttttctttatttgtaaGTTGGTTCAATGCCGTGTGAAGTATgtgtgaaatttcaaaaattagcaTTATATGTTGATTCAGTGTAGTATATTTGGTGTGATTCTGTTTTTGATAAATTTTTAGTATGTGAAATTTGAAATGTGTTTGTGGTTGATTcaatatatttgattatgtaGGTATATTTCATAAAAATAGTCGTAGAAATTCATAAGCTTACTGATTATGAATTTTCAGTTAACTGTGTTCATTAAATGTAAAGAAGAAACGACATTAAATTTTGtagttggaattcaaagttaaggactgattgtccttaacttttgcacatgaaacttgaagttaaggacaaagtgtccttaactttggatgttgaaagtatatgttaaggactgtatttccttaacctatgcacttacaatttaaagttaaggactgattgtccttaacttttgcacatgaaacttgaagttaaggactaagtgtccttaactttggatgttgaaagtataagttaaggactgtatttccttaacctttgcatttacaatttaaagttaaggacttattgtccttaacttttgcacatgaaacttgaagttaaggactaagtgtccttaactttggaagttgaaagtataagttaaggactgtatttcTTTAACGTTTGcacttaaaatttaaagttaaggattgTATttgcttaacttttaaacttgaaaTTTTAAGTTAAGTCCTAATCTTtgtttgtttttccttcttttctagtGTTATAATGGAAGGCGatcattttttttgattttgacgaTTGGCGTAATTTTCTGGTATATTGGAAAGGAGATTTTCAATATAAGGAAACAATTAAAAGTTTTCTGTCGAATAGCCAATGGAAGAAATTGAGGGAAAGTATTTTTGGCAACTTCTTTAGATTACAAAGTGTGAAGTTCTCGGGTAAACTTATGCACTGTGTATTGCTTTCTGAAATTGTTAGTAATGAACCTGATTCGATGACCTTCAAGGTATTTGACCGCGATATTAAGTTTACTCGTGATGCATTCCATATTATTACTGGTTTGAAGTCTTATTCGTCGCTTGACATGAAAGGTTTAAATGAGAAAGAGAATAGGCTTTTAAGAGTCTATTTCCCTGGAAAGGACAAAATTGAGTTGGCTGATTTGTATAGTTTTATTTCTAGTCGCCCACATGGTACAACTTCATCATTTGCTGGCAGTGATGATGATGCTTTGAAGTTGGCAACACTCTATTTTGTTGAGTCGGTTTTGATGGGCAAGAGGAAAAATAGGAATGTGTCAGAGCAAATAATGAAAATTGTTGACGATGATGCACTTTGCGCTTCCTTCAACTGGGGCTCTCTTGCTTATGAGACGCTATTAAAATCATTGAAGAGTTGCTTGAAATCAAATGAGAATGATGttcagaaggagaaagagaaagaaaaagatattGATAGCTACACTTTAGTTGGCTTTCCTTTTGCGTTTTGTGTCTGGATTATGGAAGTACTTCCTATTTTCCAAGAGAAACAATTTGTGAACTTCAAAGAAGTTGGTTATCCTCGAATGTTATGTTATTCTGAAATGAAGTCTCCACAATTTGATGCTCTTTGTAGAAAATATTTCCATAATAAAAAAGTAAGTTAATGTAATTACtatctctttttttgtttatttgttttagttatGTATACTTATGTTTAGTTTTTCTTATATAATAGGTGTTTAAGTTGATTGAGGTGTCACCCTTTATTCCTGTGGAAGAAGAAGATACAGAGCCTCTTTGTGTGGAGGAGCCAGTTTCACAAGATCGAGGCTCAAGGTCTTCTTCCACACAATTTGACGAAGGCGTACTTAACGAAATTGTTAGAGTATGTGTTTCTGTCTTTGAATAGTATtagttttttatttgattatttcttgcTTACGAACAccttttttttatattatgttttttgattcagagattatcagagagttttaagaaggatttgcaagcagAAGTTACCAGAGTTAATCAGAAAATTGTTGTATCAGAAAAAAGATTGAGAACGAAATCAAGGTAATTTCAGTTAGTCCAACTTTAGGATTTTGTGTCCTTaaattttgaacttggaattgaaagataaggacttcttgtccttaacttttgaactttgaaatgaaacttaaggacatcatgtccttaagttttgaacttggaattcaaagttaaggacttcttgtccttaacttttgaacttggagttcaaacttaaggattgcatttccttaagttttgaactttaagttcaaacttaaggactgcctgtccttaagttttaaacatgtCCTTCTCTTTGTAACTTAGTTGCTTTCTCAGGATTTAAAGAAAACTCTAGGATCAAAGCTTGATACTTTGATGAACATGTTTGGGAAAGTTGATCAGATGAACACAGATAGAGAATCTAGTGTTCCAATTAGAAAATATGGAGTTGATGATCATTGTCGTGCTACTGAGCGTACTGGCATATTCAACCAAGATGCAGGTGGTGTTGAACGTGATGATATGGATGTGCATGCAGAGGGTCAGTATGAAAGAGAATTTAGAGATGCACATCTAGATGATGAAACTGAAAATGTTACTGATATTGGGAAAGGTTAGATatagattttgatttttattttcgtTGAAATGTATATTCAATAgattaatacatataaactatgcaTGTGCATGCAGAAGTTTGTGGAGTGCCGGAGAAAATTTGTAGAGTTTGTGGATTGCAATCACAGGAGGATTTAACAAGTCCATTGGGGACAAGTGTCAGCGAGATTGTATGCAAATGCTTAGAAGGAACGTATGATCTCTCTACACCGCtgtcatacaaagaaaaatttggagTTCAAACTTGTGCCAGTCAAGGTTAGATAAAATTTTCATTATATATTGTATCTTTATTTCATTATATATTGTATCTTTTGAAGCAGCAAGCGAAGAAGCTGGAGTGCAGTATCAAGAGAAAACTGGACTACAATCTCAAGACATAGGCAGAAGTGAGATTGGTTCCAAATCTATAGATGCAAcatgtgatgatgatgatgtagcTGGAATGATCTTGGATATTGCAAATGGTTAGGCAGtgcttttttaattttatatatgtTTGTTTTAATTAAAGATTATTAACATGTTAGTTGTTGTAAATATTTTTGCAGAATCTTGTCAACAAGCATCTAAAGATCATGGTGAACAACTGCAAGATAAAGAAAATGTGGaattgcaagaaaaagaaaatgttgcACGCAATATTTTAGCTGAGTTGTCTCTTGAAAAAACACAAGAAGGTACTGCGGAGAAGACAGGTACTGATTGTGCCCTAATTATTATATGTACAATTGAAATTTTGTCTCTTCATTTGACATGTTACAGAAAACTAATatgaatatgtatatatatatatatatatatatatatagtgtcgcCAGCAGAGGAAAACAAATAGGACACCAATGATGACGATCTTAACCAATAtacaaggaaaagaaagagagacaGTATTGGTTATGATGGTCCGTCATTTTCTCTTCTTAGTCCTACTCCTCCAAGTATACAAATGGACATTGATGCGACTTTGACTATGGAGGGTGAAGGAAATGTTGAAGAAGAACTTGGTCGAGGTAAAaggaacaagaagttaagctggcAGTTGAAATCTCCTTTTGATAAGGAAGGAAAAGCAGTAAGTTCCAAGGCAGACAATCAAAATACTCTGAAGAGTTCAGGTTGGATAAAATCAACCTATACTCGTAGGTGTATTTTTCATTATGCCAAAGAAGATGAAAAATTAGTGAAGAAATTCATTGTGTGGTTGGGCAAGGAGAAAAGGAGAGGTCGCAAAAAAGAGTAAGTCTCTTAATGTGTTTCACTACATCCTTAACTTCTGTGATTGTAAGACTAATTTTAGGACTAACTGTCCTTAACttatagattcaagtttaaaacttaaggacttcttgtccttaagtttgaattcaaaattcataagctaaggacatgcagtccttaagtttgagtatcaaattcaaaagctaaggacacttggtccttaacttatagattaaagttttcaaaattctaacttgacattttcaaaattttcaggggACAAATTGATTTATATGCTGATGATAATAGTGTGAGGAAAAAACCATACAAATTGTATCAtcaaaaaatcagtagcaaaatgtttttccttgagctttcagatagcaaatttgttcttgatgataAGGTTAGATAATTCACAAGgcatttattttttctattattaatttatcattttttcattattttatgaCTGATTTGTTattgatttgttttattttttgcctttttatgAAGCATATTGACATTGCTCTCTATTATCTGAGAAAGAAGGAATGCTACCACCCTCGCGATCATCCTTTTCGATGCACAACTACTGATGTTCTTTTTGATAATTATATGGCACTTGTGTATAAAGATTTCAGTGAAGATGCCAGTGATGAGTTTTGGTGTGCTGGTGATAATCAGTTATTTCCGACACCATATGTGTGGGGGGACAGCCGTAGATGTGGAATTGCATGGACTGAGGTTGACAAAATCTTTTTTCCATGTCGGCTTCCTTCAGAAGATGATGAAGTTGTGACACACTTTTTGTTGGGAGTATTGGACTTTAATCAAAAAAAGATTGATGTATATGATTCCATATACAGTGAGCCATATGAAGCAGGAATGAACTACATGCAAATGTATGCACGCATGATCCCCCATTTGCTAAAGTTCTCACAGTTTGACAAAAATCACAAGTCTTTTGGGAATGTCTTCAACAAATTTGATATACAGTGGCAAAGATCACCACACCAAACTGGATCGTACGTGTTATTATTTGTTATATTATTTATATGTACTTAAGATTTATTGTTTAATTCACTGCATATCTTACATTTCTCTTAGGACTGATTGTGGTGCATTCCTGATCAAATTTGCCGAGTTGCTGATGATTGGAAAGGACGTGCAGCAATTCCAACCCGAAGACATAAAAAGACTTTCGAAAAGAACTTGCTGCAAATCTTTGGGCACATGGTGAATGGAAAAGAAATTCTGGTTATGATACTCCACCAGAAAATGTTGGTGATGATTATGAGAGTGAAAATGAAACATTCTGTCCAAAGGAGTTGTAAAGAAATTGTGGTGTTATTTTTGTATAAAATTGCTGTAAAGGTGACATCTGAATTATGCCAGTTTAGGATAGTTCTGAAATATTCTGTAAATTTGTGAAAAGGCACTTATATTTTGTTTTGTTGGCATAGCGTAATTTTTTGTAACAGCTATGCAAAATTACAATTTCAAAAGTTATGTCAAggcattttgttatttatttcgtTGTTTCTCTCAACTGTTGATTTGTCCATTGAGTTTGTTAGTATTTGTTCATGACTAAGTGTAAGTGAActtcaaattcaaagttaaggaccaaatgtccttaacttttgaacttgaaattcaaagttaaggaccgacagtccttaagttttgaacatgggactataacttaaggacctcatgtccttaatttttgaacttgtatttcaaacttaaggactcctgtagttaatgacaaacagtcctcaagtttttaacatgggactataacttaaggacctcatgtccttaacgtttgaacttaaaattcaaagttaaggacagacagtcctcaagtttttaacatgggactataacttaaggacctcatgtccttaacgtttgaacttaaaatttaaagttaaggacagacagtccttaagtttttaacttgtatttcaaacttaaggactcctgtagttaatgacaaacagtcctcaagtttttaacatgggactataacttaaggacatcatatccttaactttttaacttgaaattcaaagttaaggatagacagtccttaagtttttaacatgggactataacttaaggacctcatgtccttaacttttgaacttgaaattcaaagttaaggacagacagtcattACGTTTTTaatatgggactataacttaaggacctcatgtccttaacgtttgaacttaaaattcaaagttaaggacagacagtccttaagtttttaacatgagactataacttaaggacctcatgtccttaacttttgaacttgaaattcaaagttaaggacagacagtcattACGTTTTCAAAATTGCAAGTTGAACTTACTGACTCCTATTAATAACTTTTAATTGTTGaactcaaaagaaattaaaagaacgTAACAAGATATAAATATTGAAAATCTAGGCATCCGCTCAAATTAGAATAATAATGAATACAATCTATAGCAAAAACTTAAAAGAGTCGATAAACATAAGTGTATATTTCTACTCTTCTCTATGCTTTCTTGAAAATGGATGGAGTGCCGGAGAATATATACAAGTTGTTCTATTATGACCAATTCTTCTGCAACGACCACATttgaatgttatttttgatggCTCGGTAGCAGGAATATGCCTTTTCTTTTGCCTTCTACCTGGTGGCACTTTGAAATCTGGAGGTTTAACAATTTGTGACTTAACACTCTCTGGTACAATCCATGAATCAGTATGTCCTACAGGATGTATTTGTCTTTCATATATCTTCAACCAAGATTCCTTTAAGTACCAGTGCGAACAAAAGTCAGACTTCTTGATGTTTCTCTTCTCGATAGCTGCAATTGCATGTATGCATGGTAATTCATCAAGTTGAAATTGAAAACAATCACATGTTCTTTTGTTTAAGTCCACCAAGAAAGttattccttcttcttcaactctagaacGCCATGAATCAACAGGGAAGACCTTCAATGTTGAAAAATTATAAGTGAGTACATTATGttaaaaaatgtcaaaatcaTAATATAAACATAAAACATAATACTTACGTTCAAAGTAAATGCTAAATCTATTCTGTTCTTCAATTCCTCCTCTACCCAACAAGAAACATCATAAAATGTTCCTTCtgctttatttcttctttcataaaACCAATGTTGTAGCTTCACTTGAATGAAATCCATCATTCTTAGTATAGGCAGCTCCCTTGCTTCTAATAGCACTGAATTCATCGACTCAACTATGTTTGTTGTGAGCATGTCATATATTCGTTGTGGACTACAAGAACGTGCCCATCTTTCCGGTGGTTCTTCCATCAAGTAGTCATAAGTtttcttatctacatttgcaataTCTGACATGTATATGTCAAATTCTTTACGCTTGTATACTCTTGCAGCACTTTGGAAAAGTTTTATGACCTCACTTTTCACCTTTCTTCGCTTTAGGTTCTGCTCCAAATGATAGATGCAAATCCCATGATGGCTTTCAGGATATACCTTTACAATGCCATTTGCAATAGCTTGATGCCTGTCtgataaaaaaatcaaattctcACGGCTCCCAATTGCATTGCGAAGCTGACTAAAGTACCACTCATAGGAATTGTTGTTTTCAGATTCTGCTATTCCAAAGGCTAATGGGAAAATTTGGTTATTTGCATCTTTTGAAACTGAAATCATTAAAACACCACGATATTTTGACTTCAAAAAAGTCGCATCAATAGCAATCACTGGTCTACAATGATTCCAACCAGCTATCGATGATCCATATGCgtaaaacatataaagaaacctgAAAATACAATATAAAACAAGGTTAAAATACCCGAAGTTTAGGACagtcagtccttaacttacatttacaagttataaagttaaggacatgttgtccttaacttttatttcaaagttcaaaacttaaggactggaagtccttaacttttaattacaagttcaaaacttaaggatagGCAGTCCTCAACTTCTGGTTATAACTCAAAAGTTAACAAGGCTAAAGACAGCATGTCCTAAATTGTTTACCTGTTGTTGTCGTCTATCTTTATGTTAGTATAAGTTCCCGGGTTTTTACTTGTCatcatatacaagtatgaacACAATAATTCATAATTTTCTTCGGGACTTCCTCTTATTAAAGCGGAAGCATGTTGAATAGCACGCCACGCCTTGTGATATCCAATGTCTAGTCCATGCAATTTTTGCTTCTATGCCATGACAAAAGCTGGTGTAACTTCAAATCTTGGGTCCCGAAGATTATCGATAATGTAACCACTAATCAACTTTGAAGTAGCATGCCTTTGATCTGCTTTCCTAGTGTTAATAGAGCAGTCATGCTTTTTCTCAAGCTTTACTATCTTGAATAATGTTgagtctttaattctgaaagcaCGCACACACAAACGACACCTATCATCATTGCATGTCAACGAATATCTTGTTGAGCTTGATCTAACAACTTTGAATTCAAAATGTCCTTTGATTGCTACAttagaaaaacaattaattatgcTCTTCTTCTTGTCAAATACTGATCCGACTTTTATTTGATCCAAAGAAGCATTTTCTCTTAATATcgtagttggggattctttttgtttcaaatttgatctTCGTTTAGTTATTTGAGTGCAGGTTTTGTCAGCAACTACTTCGATTACCGGTGCACTCTCTAAGACTTGAATACCCAAAGCTTGTTCGTTGTCAATCTCTATAATGCTttgtccttctacttgaatagaaTCAAATGTTTGATGCACCTCTTCATTTAATGGttgagcttcaaccatatctaCTTCAACTATCTGTTGGCATCGCTCttgattgtcatgttgagtttTTGTGTTGGCATGTTCATTGCTTGTTGATGCAAAAACTCTTTCCGAAATATCAACTATGAAACGACAGCTCTTGAAGAGTGAATGAGTTTTTAGCAACTCTATACATGTGTGAAGATCTAAATCTTTGGAtacaagcattcctttgcttgttccaaggttgatatcaaaccatatcacTATTTCAAACTTTTCTCTATCCAATTCAATAAGCTCAAAAATCTGTTTAACGAAATCTTCAAACTGAATTGACTCAGGTGCTAGGAAAAGCTTTGTTTGATGATCAAGATATTTATAGTCTTCAGTCCATCTACCA
This genomic stretch from Nicotiana sylvestris chromosome 9, ASM39365v2, whole genome shotgun sequence harbors:
- the LOC138877510 gene encoding uncharacterized protein, coding for MHCVLLSEIVSNEPDSMTFKVFDRDIKFTRDAFHIITGLKSYSSLDMKGLNEKENRLLRVYFPGKDKIELADLYSFISSRPHGTTSSFAGSDDDALKLATLYFVESVLMGKRKNRNVSEQIMKIVDDDALCASFNWGSLAYETLLKSLKSCLKSNENDVQKEKEKEKDIDSYTLVGFPFAFCVWIMEVLPIFQEKQFVNFKEVGYPRMLCYSEMKSPQFDALCRKYFHNKKVFKLIEVSPFIPVEEEDTEPLCVEEPVSQDRGSRSSSTQFDEGVLNEIVRRLSESFKKDLQAEVTRVNQKIVLLSQDLKKTLGSKLDTLMNMFGKVDQMNTDRESSVPIRKYGVDDHCRATERTGIFNQDAGGVERDDMDVHAEGQYEREFRDAHLDDETENVTDIGKEVCGVPEKICRVCGLQSQEDLTSPLGTSVSEIVCKCLEGTYDLSTPLSYKEKFGVQTCASQASEEAGVQYQEKTGLQSQDIGRSEIGSKSIDATCDDDDVAGMILDIANESCQQASKDHGEQLQDKENVELQEKENVARNILAELSLEKTQEGTAEKTGDKLIYMLMIIV
- the LOC138877511 gene encoding uncharacterized protein, with the translated sequence MTSKNPGTYTNIKIDDNNRFLYMFYAYGSSIAGWNHCRPVIAIDATFLKSKYRGVLMISVSKDANNQIFPLAFGIAESENNNSYEWYFSQLRNAIGSRENLIFLSDRHQAIANGIVKVYPESHHGICIYHLEQNLKRRKVKSEVIKLFQSAARVYKRKEFDIYMSDIANVDKKTYDYLMEEPPERWARSCSPQRIYDMLTTNIVESMNSVLLEARELPILRMMDFIQVKLQHWFYERRNKAEGTFYDVSCWVEEELKNRIDLAFTLNVFPVDSWRSRVEEEGITFLVDLNKRTCDCFQFQLDELPCIHAIAAIEKRNIKKSDFCSHWYLKESWLKIYERQIHPVGHTDSWIVPESVKSQIVKPPDFKVPPGRRQKKRHIPATEPSKITFKCGRCRRIGHNRTTCIYSPALHPFSRKHREE